In one window of Branchiostoma floridae strain S238N-H82 chromosome 14, Bfl_VNyyK, whole genome shotgun sequence DNA:
- the LOC118430640 gene encoding cartilage intermediate layer protein 2-like, producing the protein MKFLHRVFALLLISTLVLESGAWWRRRRRRAPPPGCTNWTAWFDRDNPSGTGDWETLTDLRSESPGQICSTPTRIQARVISTGQDAALTGEQFAFYDTTKGFVCKNNDQSDNMCLDYKVRFCCANTGGGGGGGGGGRGVYPHHL; encoded by the exons ATGAA GTTCCTACACCGAGTATTTGCGCTCCTTCTGATATCTACACTAGTCCTGGAGTCAGGAGCATGGTGGCGGCGGCGTCGCCGTCGCG CACCACCACCGGGCTGTACCAACTGGACGGCTTGGTTCGACCGTGACAACCCCTCGGGCACCGGGGACTGGGAAACCCTGACCGACCTCCGCTCCGAGAGTCCCGGGCAGATCTGCTCCACACCGACACGCATCCAGGCCCGCGTCATCAGCACCGGGCAGGACGCGGCACTGACGGGAGAACAGTTCGCTTTCTACGATACAACAAAAGGCTTCGTCTGTAAGAACAACGACCAAAGTGATAACATGTGTCTAGATTATAAAGTCCGTTTCTGTTGCGCGAATACTGGTGGAGGTGGTGGTGGAGGTGGTGGAGGTCGTGGGGTATATCCACACCATCTGTAG
- the LOC118430641 gene encoding LDL receptor repeat-containing protein egg-1-like: protein MLLSPVGCIPNDVVCDGVIDFVGLPGFHDEADCVQGMAHQCSGWHWWKCPGENTCLTRDHVCDTIPQCSNGEDEKHCDAFCDSIGGWRCQCDQLTQCYLPRDVCDGWGTCRMYTTRTHDVTDAGTCIDDEANCGTLFIERI, encoded by the exons ATGTTACTGTCTCCAGTTGGATGCATTCCAAACGATGTTGTATGCGATGGAGTAATCGACTTTGTGGGACTACCCGGCTTTCACGATGAAGCTGACTGTGTCCaag GAATGGCGCATCAATGCAGCGGATGGCATTGGTGGAAATGCCCTGGAGAAAATACGTGTTTGACCCGTGATCATGTTTGTGACACTATCCCACAATGCTCAAATGGAGAGGACGAAAAACACTGTG ATGCCTTCTGCGACTCTATTGGTGGATGGAGGTGCCAGTGCGACCAGCTGACACAGTGCTACCTGCCTCGGGATGTTTGTGATGGCTGGGGAACATGTAGGATGTACACCACAAGAACTCACGACGTCACAGACGCAGGCACATGCATTGATGACGAGGCAAACTGCGGTACACTTTTCATTGAAAGAATATAG